The genomic interval CGCGGCGACCGAGCCGGCGTCGAGTCGATTCTGGACAACGGTCTGTCGGTCAACCTGCGAACCCGACGTGGCCGCACGCCGCTGATTCTCGCCGCCCAGCACGGCCACCTCGGCGTGGTGCATGCACTTTTGGCCCGGCATGCCGGACTGGAAGCACGCGACGGACAGAACGGCTTTACCGCGCTGCATTGGGCGGCCGATCGCTATCATCCGGCGATCGCGCGCGCACTCCTTGTACACGGCGCACGCGTCGATGCGGCCAACAAGTGGAACCAGACACCGCTATGGCAGGCCGCATGGCAGACAGACCAGGCCAACACCGAGATCGCCCATATCCTGGTCGCTGCCGGCGCGGATTTTGACCATCCGGACATACACGGAAACACCCCCTTGCTGATGGCCGCACGCGCCGGTCATCGGCCGATGATCGCCTATCTGCTGGATCTCGGCGCGGACATCAACGCCCGAAATCGACAGGGCCAGACGCCGCTATATCAGGCGGTAGCCGGCGGCCACCCCGGCGCGGTACGACTGTTGCTCGCACGAGGCGCGCCGCCTGATGCCGCGGTCGTCGGGCAGACACCGCTGGCCCGAGCGGTCACCGATGATCGGCCCGAGATAATCGACCTGCTGCGAGCCAACGGGGCGACCGGCTATCGTCGCTATGCGGCCGAACGGGCGCTGCGTCGAGGCCGCGCGGCGTATACCGACGGCCGCTATGCCGATGCGGTCGCTGCCTTCAGCGATGCCATCGCGTTCCAGCCGGACCAGGCGCAGGCGTACTATCGTCGGGGACTCGCCCGCGCGGCGACCGGCGCCAGCGAACCGGCCGCGGCCGACCTGCGCGCCGCCATTGCCTATGACGACCAGCTGCACGCCGCACGCGAAGCGCTGGCACGGCTGTACGTGGATCACGGCGATTTCGCTCGGGCGATCGCTCCGCTGGGCCGCCTCGTCGCGGCCGAACCCGACAATCCGCGCGCGCTCTACCTGCTGGGCGAGAGCCGGCGCGGGCTGGGCGAAGCAGAGCGCGCCGGACCGTATTTCGCCAAAGCCTGTGCTCTGGGCTTCGAGCCGGCCTGTTCGCGCTGAACCGCTCCGGGTTTACCCGAAATGGTCCCAACCGGGCGCGGCCCCGGCCAAGGGTTCCAACGGTTGCCCATCGCTATTCTCATAACGCAGACCCGGTCGGGCCTCGATCCGGCCGATCACGGTCAACTGGCAGTCCAGGGCCGTGCGAACTTCCGCCAGCAGACGGGGGGCGATGATCAGGCACAGTTCGTAGTCGTCACCGCCGGCCAGCTGTAGCCGGTGGCGCGCACCGGCCTCGGGAACCTGGCGCGCCAAGGCGGGCGAAGTCGGCAGCCGACTCGGATCGAGCGTCGCGCCGACGTCGCTGGCCTTCAGAACGTGGCCCAGATCGGCCGCCAGGCCATCGGAAATATCGATCGCGGCACTCACCTGCCCGCACAGCGCATCGGTCGCACGCCACTGCGGTCGGCACAGGCGCTCGCGCAGGTACAGGGCGTCCGCGCTCCGGTCGTTCTCACGCTCGGACCACAGACTCAGGCCGCAGGCGGCATCGCCCAACGTACCGGTCACGGCCACGAGATCACCCGGCTGCGCCCGATCGCGCCGCATCGCCTGGCCAGACCGTACCAAGCCCAGAGCGGTGATCGTGATCGCCAGCGCGCCGCGGGTAGTGTCGCCACCCACGATATCGACCTCGGCCGAGCCGATGGCGGCCTCGGCACCGTCGATGAATGCCTCGCACCAGGCCGGCTCGAGGTCCGGCGCCGCCAGCGCGATCGTCAACCAGGCCGGTACCGCCCCCATGGCTGCCAGGTCGCTGAGATTGACCGCAACAGCCTTGTAGCCGATATCGAAGGCCGAGGTGTCGGGCGGAAAATGCCGGCCCGAAATGAGCGTATCGGTCGTGACCGCAATTTCGTGACCTGCCGGGGGGGCCAGCAGCGCCGCATCATCGCCGATCCCGAGCGTGGTATCGGCGCGGCGCGCGCGCAGACGGGAACGCAAGCGGTCGATGAGTGCGAACTCCTGCATGCGCCGACCGGCTCGGACGCGCTTCAGCTGCGCGCGCGAATCTCGGCAGCGCGCAGATCCCGGGCAGTCGCATCCAGCACGCCGTTGATGAACCGGTGCCCGTCGGTCGCGCCGAAGACCTTGGCCAGGTTCGTGGCTTCGTTGATGACCGCCGCAAACGGGATCTCGACCCGGTCACGCAGTTCCAGCGTGGCCAGCAGGAGAATGGCGTGTTCGACCGGGTCCAACTGCGCCGCGGGACGGCTCAAATGGCGATCGAACACGGCCTCGAGCGCCGTCGCGTCGTGGGCAACCCCGCGCAACAGCATCTCGAAATAGTCGCGATCGAGTTCACGCAGGCGACCGGCTTGCGCGAACTGGAGAATGAGTTCGCCGATCTCGGTGCCGCTGATACGCCACTGGTAGATCGCCTGGACCGCGGCCATGCGCGCACGAATGCGTGCGCCGCCGGGGGAACGCGTCGGGGCAGGCAGCTGATCGGCGTCGTCAGTATCCGGGTCGAGTGGCTCGTAGCGAACCTGATCGTCATTGATGATCACGGCGTGATTCTATTCCGTGTCGCTGCCAATCGCGCGCAGCAGCGTGATCATCTCGATCACGGCCGCCGCGGCCTCGGCGCCTTTGTTGTGGTCTTCATCAGGCTGGGCACGGGCATCGGCCTGCTCGGCGGTATCGGCGGTGATCACTCCGAAACCGACCGGTACACCGTACTCGAGCGCCGTGGCCGACAGCCCCTTGGCGCATTCGCCGGCTACGAAATCGAAATGCGGGGTTTCGCCGCGGATGACGGCCCCAAGCGCGATGATGCCGTCGTAATCCTCGCTGTCGGCCAGCCGATCGGCGGCCAGCGGCAACTCGAACGCACCGGGCACCTTGACCAGCGTGATGTCGTCGTCGTCCACACCGCAATCGGTGAGCACATCGGCCGCACCGTCGACCAGCCGATCCACGATGTCGTCGTTCCACCGCGTGGATACGATCGCGATCCGCAGACCGTCGCCGTTGAATTCACCCTGGATATTGCGCATGTTGGTCTCGGCTGAGCATTCAGGCGCGCATTATTGCATGCCCGTCCAGCCGCCGGTGCACGGCGTCATCGACATTCAGCCCGAGGTGAGCTCCTCACGCCCCTGGACGTATTCGACGACCTCCAGACCGAACCCCGATATCGCCTGCATGCGCATCGGCGCCGAGAGCACCCGCATGCGCCGCACGCCCAGATCCGTGAGTATCTGCGCGCCGACGCCGTAGGTACGCAGTATCCGGCTTTCGTCGCCGGCCTCGTCCGGCACGGGCGCCGGCGTCCCACCCTCGAGCACGCGTATCCGTTCGATCAGCTCACGCGCGGTCTCGGGCTTGCGTAGTACGACCACCACGCCACACCCCTGTTCGGCCACCCGCGCGAGCGTATCGCGTAGCGGCCAGCCGAACTCGCCGTGCCGAACGCCCAGCATGTCGGCCAGCGTGTTGCGCACGTGCACGCGCACGAGCGTCGGCGTATCCGCGTCGATCTCGCCTCGCACCATGGCAAAGTGCAGCACCTTGTCGACCTCGTCCTCGAACGAATACAGCGTGAATGGGCCGAACTCGGTCTGGACCTGAGACTCGGTCACCCGCACGACCGTACGCTCGTTCTCGATGCGATATCGAATTAGATCGGCGATCGTGCCCAGCTTGATGTCGTGCTCGGCCGCAAACGCCTCCAGATCCGGCAGGCGCGCCATCGTACCGTCCTCATTGAGAATCTCCACGATCACCGAGGCCGGTTCAAGCCCGGCCAGGCGCGCCAGATCGCAGCCTGCCTCGGTATGGCCGGCCCGGGCGAGCGTGCCGCCAGGCTGCGACATCAGCGGAAAGATATGCCCGGGCTGGACCAGATCCGACGGGGTGGCATCGCGACGCACCGCAGCTCGCACGGTCTGGGCGCGGTCGTGTGCCGATATCCCGGTGGTCACGCCCTCGGCTGCCTCGATCGATAGCGTGAAATTGGTGGACTGCTCGACATCACTGGCGGCAACCATCAAGGGCAGGTGCAGTTGACGACAGCGCTCCCGGGTGAGCGTCAGACAGATCAGGCCGCGCCCGTAGCGGGCCATGAAGTTGATGTCCTCAGGGCGTACGCATTCGGCGGCCATGATGAGATCGCCCTCGTTTTCGCGATTCGCATCATCGAGCATGATCACCATGCGTCCGGCACGCATGTCGGCGACGACATCTTCGATAGGGCTGATAGCCATGGTTATCCTTGCCTTTGGAACGGGCGCGCCGGGCGCTGTGTCGCGCCGCAGTCTAGCACCGGCCGGCGCTGCCGACGGTCGCTAAGCCGGCGGCTCGGCTGGCCCCGGCACCGCCGCCAAACGGGCCAGGTAGCGCGCGACGACGTCGATCTCGATATTGACCGAATCACCGATCTCGCGTTTACCCAGCGTGGTGTGGGACATGGTATGGGGCACGATATTGACGCCGAAACGATCGCCGCTGACCTCGTTGACCGTCAAGCTGATGCCGTCGACACAGATCGAGCCCTTGGCAGCGATGAACCGCACCAGTGCCGCCGGCACCGAGAAGATCAGGCGCCACGATCGAGCATCCCGGGTCGCACGCTCTAGCCGTCCGAAACCATCGACATGGCCGGACACCATATGGCCGCCCAAGGGCTCGCCCGCGCGCAACGCTCCTTCGATATTCACCGCCGACCCCGTTTCGAGCCGGCCCAGCGTCGTCAGCGATCGCGTCTCCTGCGACACATCAGCCACGAATCGGCTGCCATCGAGCTCGACCGCGGTCAGACATACGCCGGACACCGCGATGCTGTCGCCAATCGCGATCGGCCCCAGATCCGTGTCGTTCATGTCGATGGTGATCCGGGTATCGCCGCCGCGCGCCTGAAGGTCGGCCACCGTGCCGATTCCCTTGATGATGCCGGTGAACATGCTGGTTCTAGTCCTCGTTGTGGCCCGCCTCGGCCGTGTTGGCCGGCCGTGCCCGGATCCGCCAATCGCGCCCCACCGGCTCGATCGCCTCAATATGCAGGGCAAGGGCCTGGTCGAGCTCGGTCACGCCGTCGAGCCGCAGCAGTTCGCGGCCGGCATGCCCGATCAGCGTCGGCGCCATGTAAATGATGAATTCGTCCACCAGCCCGGCCCGTGCGAACGCGCCGGCCAGCGTCGGGCCGGCCTCGACCAGTACATCGTTGATCTCGTCTTCGGCCAGCGCGGTCAATACCGCGGAAAGATCCGCGCGACCGTTGTTTGCGGGCACCCGATCGATACGTGCACCGGCCGACTCGAGTGCGGCGATGCGCTTGCTGTCGCCGCTGAGGGTGAACACTCGGGTACACCCGTCCAGCCCGAGCATGCGCGCCTGCGAAGTGATTTCGAGATTGCCGTCGACCACCACTCGCAATGGCTGCGGCCACTGGCCCGGCAGGCGCACGGTCAGCGACGGGTCGTCGGCCAACAGGGTTCCACGGCCGATCAGAACCGCGCCGGACTCGGCGCGCAGCCGGTGAACATCCGAGCGGGCCTCATCGCCGGTGATCCACTGGCTCTGCCCGCTGGCTGCCGCCGTTCGGCCGTCCAGGCTCATGGCCAGCTTCACGCGCACGCGTGGCCGACCCACCGTCATACGCATGTTGAAGCCTGTATTCAGTGCGGCGCAGCCTTCGGCCAGAATATCGGTGACCACGTCGATGCCGGCCGCGCGCAGACGTGCCACACCCTGGCCGTTCACCCGCGGGTTGGGATCGAGACAGCCAATGACCACGCGCGTCACCCCCGCATCGATCAGCGTATCGACACAGGGCGGCGTGCGTCCGGTATGGCTGCAGGGCTCAAGTGTGACGTAGACCGTGGCACCGCGCGCGCTACCGCCGCGTTGCTCGACGTCGGCCAGAGCCGCCGGCTCGGCGTGCCGCTCGCCGGCTCGCTCGTGCCAGCCCTCACCGACCACCTGCTCATCGACCACCACGACACACCCGACACGCGGATTCGGACGCGTGGTGTACCAACCACGGCGCGCGAGTTCGATCGCGCGCTGCATGTAGTAGGCGTGCACCGAACGTCTGACTGGCGTGTCGTTCATCCTGTGCCCTCGTCTCCGTTGGCCGGGTCGGGCAGCGGCGTATTTTCGATCAGCGACAGCTGGCCGCTACGTCGTCCCGGTGTGGATTCCAGACGCTCGATCTCCTCACGGAAGGCGTTGACGTCCTCGAACCGGCGATAGACCGACGCGAAACGCACGAATGCAACCTGGTCCAGCTCGCGCAGCTCTTCCATCACCCACTCGCCGAGTTGCCGCGAGGCAACCTCTCGCTCGGCGTCGGTACGCAACCGCTGCAGGATATGACTGATGGCGGTATCGATCGACTCGGCGGCGACCGGCCGTTTGTACAACGCGCGCTCGACGCCCTGCCTGAGCTTGCGCTCGTCAAACGGTTCGGGGGTTCCATCGCTCTTGACGATCCGTGGCAGCACCAGTTCGGCGGTCTCGAAGGTCGTGAATCGCGCGGCACAGGCCGGGCATTCACGTCGCCGCCGGACCTGGCTGCCCTCGGCTGCCAGACGCGAGTCGACCACCCGGGTCGCGCGCTCATCGCAGAACGGGCACTGCACGGCGTGTCAGCCGGCTTCGATCACGCCGCGCCGCGGGCGGCGCTGCGATAGACCGGATGCGCTGCGCACAGTTCGGTCACGGCGCTGCGCACCCTGGCCGCCACGGCCTCGACGTCGCCGCCACCGGCCAACGCATCGAGCACGTCGCAGATCCAGGACGCCACGCGTCGCACATCGTCCTCGCCGAAACCGCGCGTGGTGGCCGCGGGCGTGCCGATACGAAGCCCGGACGTCACGAACGGCGAGCGCGGGTCGTTGGGCACCGCGTTCTTGTTGGCGGTGATGTGGGCACGCCCCAGCCAGGCCTCGGCATCCTTGCCGGTAATATCCTGGGCGACAAGACTCACGAGCATCAGGTGGTTGTCGGTGCCACCCGACACGACATCGAAGCCGCGGTCCACAAACACCTGAGCCATGGCTTTGGCATTGGCCACGATGGCGGCGCAATAGCTGTTGAAATCGGTGTCCAGCGCTTCCTTGAAGGCGACCGCCTTGGCTGCGATGACGTGCATCAACGGCCCGCCCTGCGTGCCGGGGAACACCGCCGAGTTGAGTTTCTTGTAGAGCTTGTCGTCACCGTGCGCCGACAGGATCAGACCTCCGCGCGGCCCGCGCAGTGTCTTGTGTGTCGTAGTCGTGACCACGTGGGCATGCGGCAGCGGGCTCGGATAGTGCCCGGTCGCCACCAGCCCGGCGACATGCGCCATATCGACCAACAGCCAGGCATCGACCGAATCGGCGATACGACGCATACGGGCCCAGTCGATCTCGCGTGAATAGGCCGAAAAACCGGCCACGACCATCTTCGGCCGGTGCTCGGTCGCCAGGCGCTCGACTTCGTCGTAGTCGATCAATCCGGTATCGGGGTCCAGCCCGTACTGAACGGCGTGATAGTTCTTGCCGGAGAAGTTCGGCGCCGCGCCGTGGGTGAGGTGGCCGCCGGCATCCAGACTCATGCCCAGAATGGTGTCGCCGGGCTTGACCAACGCCAGATAGACCGCGGCGTTGGCCTGTGCGCCGGAATGCGGCTGCACGTTGGCGAAATCGCAGCCGAACAGCTTGCAAGCGCGCTGGATCGCCAGCTCCTCGGCGATATCGACATGCTCGCAGCCGCCATAGAACCGCTTGCCCGGATAGCCTTCAGCATACTTGTTCGTCAACAGCGAGCCCTGCGCTTCCATGACGCGCGGACTCGTGTAGTTCTCGGATGCGATCAGCTCGATATGGTCTTCCTGGCGCTGGTCCTCGTCGGCGATGGCCGAGGCCAGTTCCGGGTCGAAGTCGGCGATACGCTGGGCGGAGTCAAACATGATCGAATGCTCGGGTTGAAGAACGTAGAACGCAGCACGCCGCCGGCGGGCGCAGTGCGACGCGATACGCTTCCGGAGTTTGTTGGGGCGCATAGTGTAGCGCAGTCCATCGGCCGACCCCATATGTTGGGGTCGGCCGGCGCCGTCAGGCCGTGATCTCGAGCATGAGATCGAGCGCGGCCTTTGCCTGACGTGCCTCGTCGGCGTCCACCTGAATACGATTGACGACGTGGCCTTCGACCAGATTATCCATCACCCAGGCCAGATGCTGTGGGTCGGTACGGAACATCGTCGAACACATGCACACCACGGGCGACATGAACTGGACCCTGACCCCACGTGGCGCCATCTCGTGATGCAGGCGGTTGACCAGGTTCAGTTCGGTACCCACGAGCCAGTGGGAACCGGGTTCACTCGCGCGCACGGTCTTGAGGATTGTTTCGGTCGAACCCACCACATCGGAGGCCTGACAGACCTCGAAAGCGTTCTCCGGATGCGAGATCACACGCCCCTGCGGATGCTCTTCACGAAACTTCTTGATGTGGTTCGGATGAAACATCTGGTGGACTGAGCAGAAACCTTTCCAGAGGATCATCCGCGCGTTGCGTATCGCCTCGACGGAGAGCCCGCCCATGGGCTTTGCAAAGTCCCACACCACCATCTCATCCAGCGACACACCCATGTCGAAGGCGGTGTTGCGCCCCAGATGCTGGTCGGGAAAGAAAAGCACCTTCTCGCGGCGCGAAAACGACCATTCCAGCACCCCTCGGGCGTTGGACGAGGTGCATACGATGCCCCCGTGGCGGCCACAGAAGGCCTTCAGATCTGCGGCCGAGTTGATATAGGTGACCGGCGTGATCGCCTCATCGGGATCCAGCACTTCCGAAAGCTCACGCCAAGCACGTTCGACGTTACGCAGATTGGCCATGTCGGCCATCGAACAGCCCGCCGCCATATCCGGCAGGATGACCTGCTGGTCGTCCCGGGTCAGGATATCGGCGACCTCGGCCATGAAGTGCACGCCGCAGAATACAATGTATTCGGCATCCGATGCCGCGGCCTGTGCCGACAGCTTGAGGGAATCGCCAGAATAATCGGCGTGCGCGAAGACTTCGTCGCGCTGATAATGATGGCCAAGTATCGCGCAGCGGTCGCCCAGAGCAGCCTTGGCCGCGCGAATTCGCGCGTCGCAGGCCGCGTCGTCATACTGGGCGAAATCCTGCAGGGCCAGTGCGGTAGCGGTCATGTCGATGGCAGGGAAGGATCGTCCGGGAAATGTACCACAACCGGGGCCATCCGCCGCATTGCCCTAAGGCAGCGAATATCGTCAATTCGACGTCGACGGGGATATAATTCCCATCATGACCGAATCCGCACATCAGTGGCTGGCGCGCGCTTGTCATCGGCTGCTTCGTCCGCTGGTGCGTATCCTGCTGCGTCACGGTATTGCCTACCGGGACTTTTCCGAGATCGTGCGCGCGGTATATGCAGAGGTCGCCCGCGAATCGTTCACCCCGCCCGGCCGCCGCCCCACCGACGCCCATGTGGCCGTGGTGACCGGTTTAACACGCAAGGAAGTCAAACGCCTGCGCGAGGAGCCGGTCGAAGAGTTCGCCGCCGATCACTGGGGCGGCGCCAACCGGGCGACGCGCGTACTCTCCGGATGGCATCGAGAT from Salinisphaera sp. T31B1 carries:
- a CDS encoding ankyrin repeat domain-containing protein; this encodes MKYVLAGFAIALTAALGVIAFDPHMDIRCAVSTIHDRATDKHRGWQCLHYAAARGDRAGVESILDNGLSVNLRTRRGRTPLILAAQHGHLGVVHALLARHAGLEARDGQNGFTALHWAADRYHPAIARALLVHGARVDAANKWNQTPLWQAAWQTDQANTEIAHILVAAGADFDHPDIHGNTPLLMAARAGHRPMIAYLLDLGADINARNRQGQTPLYQAVAGGHPGAVRLLLARGAPPDAAVVGQTPLARAVTDDRPEIIDLLRANGATGYRRYAAERALRRGRAAYTDGRYADAVAAFSDAIAFQPDQAQAYYRRGLARAATGASEPAAADLRAAIAYDDQLHAAREALARLYVDHGDFARAIAPLGRLVAAEPDNPRALYLLGESRRGLGEAERAGPYFAKACALGFEPACSR
- the thiL gene encoding thiamine-phosphate kinase, coding for MQEFALIDRLRSRLRARRADTTLGIGDDAALLAPPAGHEIAVTTDTLISGRHFPPDTSAFDIGYKAVAVNLSDLAAMGAVPAWLTIALAAPDLEPAWCEAFIDGAEAAIGSAEVDIVGGDTTRGALAITITALGLVRSGQAMRRDRAQPGDLVAVTGTLGDAACGLSLWSERENDRSADALYLRERLCRPQWRATDALCGQVSAAIDISDGLAADLGHVLKASDVGATLDPSRLPTSPALARQVPEAGARHRLQLAGGDDYELCLIIAPRLLAEVRTALDCQLTVIGRIEARPGLRYENSDGQPLEPLAGAAPGWDHFG
- the nusB gene encoding transcription antitermination factor NusB, which gives rise to MIINDDQVRYEPLDPDTDDADQLPAPTRSPGGARIRARMAAVQAIYQWRISGTEIGELILQFAQAGRLRELDRDYFEMLLRGVAHDATALEAVFDRHLSRPAAQLDPVEHAILLLATLELRDRVEIPFAAVINEATNLAKVFGATDGHRFINGVLDATARDLRAAEIRARS
- the ribH gene encoding 6,7-dimethyl-8-ribityllumazine synthase is translated as MRNIQGEFNGDGLRIAIVSTRWNDDIVDRLVDGAADVLTDCGVDDDDITLVKVPGAFELPLAADRLADSEDYDGIIALGAVIRGETPHFDFVAGECAKGLSATALEYGVPVGFGVITADTAEQADARAQPDEDHNKGAEAAAAVIEMITLLRAIGSDTE
- the ribBA gene encoding bifunctional 3,4-dihydroxy-2-butanone-4-phosphate synthase/GTP cyclohydrolase II; the encoded protein is MAISPIEDVVADMRAGRMVIMLDDANRENEGDLIMAAECVRPEDINFMARYGRGLICLTLTRERCRQLHLPLMVAASDVEQSTNFTLSIEAAEGVTTGISAHDRAQTVRAAVRRDATPSDLVQPGHIFPLMSQPGGTLARAGHTEAGCDLARLAGLEPASVIVEILNEDGTMARLPDLEAFAAEHDIKLGTIADLIRYRIENERTVVRVTESQVQTEFGPFTLYSFEDEVDKVLHFAMVRGEIDADTPTLVRVHVRNTLADMLGVRHGEFGWPLRDTLARVAEQGCGVVVVLRKPETARELIERIRVLEGGTPAPVPDEAGDESRILRTYGVGAQILTDLGVRRMRVLSAPMRMQAISGFGLEVVEYVQGREELTSG
- a CDS encoding riboflavin synthase; amino-acid sequence: MFTGIIKGIGTVADLQARGGDTRITIDMNDTDLGPIAIGDSIAVSGVCLTAVELDGSRFVADVSQETRSLTTLGRLETGSAVNIEGALRAGEPLGGHMVSGHVDGFGRLERATRDARSWRLIFSVPAALVRFIAAKGSICVDGISLTVNEVSGDRFGVNIVPHTMSHTTLGKREIGDSVNIEIDVVARYLARLAAVPGPAEPPA
- the ribD gene encoding bifunctional diaminohydroxyphosphoribosylaminopyrimidine deaminase/5-amino-6-(5-phosphoribosylamino)uracil reductase RibD, giving the protein MNDTPVRRSVHAYYMQRAIELARRGWYTTRPNPRVGCVVVVDEQVVGEGWHERAGERHAEPAALADVEQRGGSARGATVYVTLEPCSHTGRTPPCVDTLIDAGVTRVVIGCLDPNPRVNGQGVARLRAAGIDVVTDILAEGCAALNTGFNMRMTVGRPRVRVKLAMSLDGRTAAASGQSQWITGDEARSDVHRLRAESGAVLIGRGTLLADDPSLTVRLPGQWPQPLRVVVDGNLEITSQARMLGLDGCTRVFTLSGDSKRIAALESAGARIDRVPANNGRADLSAVLTALAEDEINDVLVEAGPTLAGAFARAGLVDEFIIYMAPTLIGHAGRELLRLDGVTELDQALALHIEAIEPVGRDWRIRARPANTAEAGHNED
- the nrdR gene encoding transcriptional regulator NrdR; the encoded protein is MQCPFCDERATRVVDSRLAAEGSQVRRRRECPACAARFTTFETAELVLPRIVKSDGTPEPFDERKLRQGVERALYKRPVAAESIDTAISHILQRLRTDAEREVASRQLGEWVMEELRELDQVAFVRFASVYRRFEDVNAFREEIERLESTPGRRSGQLSLIENTPLPDPANGDEGTG
- the glyA gene encoding serine hydroxymethyltransferase encodes the protein MFDSAQRIADFDPELASAIADEDQRQEDHIELIASENYTSPRVMEAQGSLLTNKYAEGYPGKRFYGGCEHVDIAEELAIQRACKLFGCDFANVQPHSGAQANAAVYLALVKPGDTILGMSLDAGGHLTHGAAPNFSGKNYHAVQYGLDPDTGLIDYDEVERLATEHRPKMVVAGFSAYSREIDWARMRRIADSVDAWLLVDMAHVAGLVATGHYPSPLPHAHVVTTTTHKTLRGPRGGLILSAHGDDKLYKKLNSAVFPGTQGGPLMHVIAAKAVAFKEALDTDFNSYCAAIVANAKAMAQVFVDRGFDVVSGGTDNHLMLVSLVAQDITGKDAEAWLGRAHITANKNAVPNDPRSPFVTSGLRIGTPAATTRGFGEDDVRRVASWICDVLDALAGGGDVEAVAARVRSAVTELCAAHPVYRSAARGAA
- the nadA gene encoding quinolinate synthase NadA is translated as MTATALALQDFAQYDDAACDARIRAAKAALGDRCAILGHHYQRDEVFAHADYSGDSLKLSAQAAASDAEYIVFCGVHFMAEVADILTRDDQQVILPDMAAGCSMADMANLRNVERAWRELSEVLDPDEAITPVTYINSAADLKAFCGRHGGIVCTSSNARGVLEWSFSRREKVLFFPDQHLGRNTAFDMGVSLDEMVVWDFAKPMGGLSVEAIRNARMILWKGFCSVHQMFHPNHIKKFREEHPQGRVISHPENAFEVCQASDVVGSTETILKTVRASEPGSHWLVGTELNLVNRLHHEMAPRGVRVQFMSPVVCMCSTMFRTDPQHLAWVMDNLVEGHVVNRIQVDADEARQAKAALDLMLEITA